The Pseudodesulfovibrio sp. zrk46 genome contains a region encoding:
- a CDS encoding BMC domain-containing protein: protein MSYQPEETKQRIIQEYVPGKQVTLAHLIASPQRDIYLKLGLDNETTGAIGIMTITPSEGVIIAADVATKAASVEIGFLDRFGGSLLFTGDVASVEASLRAALEYFEDVLKYTSVELTRS from the coding sequence ATGTCCTACCAACCGGAAGAAACCAAACAGCGGATCATTCAGGAATATGTACCGGGCAAGCAGGTTACGCTTGCCCATCTCATCGCCAGCCCCCAGCGCGACATCTACCTGAAGCTCGGTCTCGACAATGAAACCACTGGCGCCATCGGCATCATGACCATCACCCCCAGCGAGGGTGTGATCATTGCCGCCGACGTCGCCACCAAGGCTGCCTCCGTTGAGATCGGATTCCTGGACCGTTTCGGCGGTTCCCTGCTCTTCACTGGCGATGTGGCGAGCGTGGAAGCATCCCTGCGGGCCGCGCTCGAATACTTTGAGGATGTCCTCAAGTACACTTCCGTGGAACTCACCCGCTCCTAG
- a CDS encoding EutP/PduV family microcompartment system protein, which translates to MLIGETRAGKSSLIRALSGEEFHSHRAMAVEYFGDFINTPGEFLENSRYYHALITSSADCDTLIMVQDATRNTSLFPPLFAPIFNRPVVGVISKMDAPNANAERAELFLRNAGARTIVPTSAKDGTGIDVLRDMLD; encoded by the coding sequence ATGCTCATAGGTGAAACCCGGGCAGGCAAGAGCAGCCTGATCAGGGCGCTCTCGGGAGAGGAATTCCACTCTCACCGGGCCATGGCCGTCGAGTACTTTGGCGACTTCATCAACACACCGGGCGAGTTTCTGGAAAACAGCCGCTACTACCATGCGCTGATCACCTCCTCTGCCGACTGCGACACCCTCATCATGGTGCAGGACGCTACCCGCAACACCAGCCTTTTCCCGCCACTGTTCGCACCCATCTTCAATCGTCCCGTTGTGGGCGTGATCTCCAAGATGGACGCTCCGAACGCCAACGCAGAACGAGCCGAGCTATTTCTCAGAAATGCGGGGGCACGTACCATCGTCCCAACCAGCGCCAAAGACGGCACAGGAATCGACGTCCTCAGGGACATGCTTGATTAG